DNA sequence from the Pseudomonas fluorescens Q2-87 genome:
GACGAAGTCGAGCGCCTGGCCCTCGAGCACAAGCCGAAAATGATCGTGGCCGGTTTCTCTGCGTACTCGCAGATCCTCGACTTCCCGCGCTTCCGTGAAATCGCCGACAAAGTCGGTGCCTACCTGTTCGTGGACATGGCTCACGTGGCGGGCCTGGTCGCCGCGGGCGTCTACCCGAACCCGGTGCCGTTCGCCGACGTGGTCACTACCACTACCCACAAGACCCTGCGCGGTCCACGTGGCGGCCTGATCCTGGCTCGCGCCAACGCCGACATCGAGAAGAAGTTGAACTCCGCCGTCTTCCCGGGCGCCCAGGGCGGCCCGCTGGAGCACGTCATCGCCGCCAAGGCGATCTGCTTCAAGGAAGCGCTGCAACCTGAATTCAAGGCTTACCAGCAGCAAGTGGTGAAGAACGCCAAGGCCATGGCCGGTGTATTCATCGAGCGCGGCTTTGACGTGGTGTCCGGCGGAACTGAAAACCACCTGTTCCTGCTGTCGCTGATCAAGCAGGAAATTTCCGGCAAAGACGCCGACGCGGCGCTGGGCAAGGCGTTCATCACCGTGAACAAGAACTCGGTGCCCAACGACCCGCGTTCCCCGTTCGTCACCTCGGGCCTGCGTTTCGGCACCCCTGCCGTAACCACCCGCGGTTTCAAGGAAACCGAGTGCAAGGAGCTGGCAGGCTGGATCTGCGACATCCTGGCTGACCTGAACAACGAAGCGGTCATCGATGCCGTTCGCGAGAAGGTCAAGGCTATCTGCAAGAAGCTGCCGGTGTACGGCGCTTAATAGCCCGCAAGGCCGCAAGGCCGCAATAAAGAAAGGCCCGCTTCGAAAGATGCGGGCTTTTTTATTGATTATTAAATAGACCCTTCCAACTAACTTCTAACACTCAATACCCGCCTTCACACTTAACTTCCTGCAATACAGATAACACCCCCGACGATCAATAAACCAATAAGATCCGCTTCGCTCCATCCCACACTTCAAAACTCAATAAAGGACTGAATGATCACATGGACAGTGAACAATCTTTTCATGCGTCGCTTCGCATGTTTGACGCTCGCGTAAATCTACTTGAAACACTGCACGGTAAACCCGCGATGGCCACCGTCAGTTCCTTCAGTGGTGGATTTTTTACCGGCAAACCGCAAACCCAGGATCACTCACACTTGCTCGGCATGCGCCCCGAAGCCCAAGGCGTGGACCGCACCCAATTGATGTTGCATTTCCGGCCGACGCCCAACGGCTACATCCTGACCCTGAAAAACCCCGGGGAACACTATAACAAACTGATTAGCAGGAGCTTGCTTGAAGTGCTCGGGGCAGAAAGTTCAAACACTGTTAATCCGACGCGTTTCATCCTTGTTGACCATCAACAAAACATCATCACGCGAAAAAACATCAACACCCCACATACGCCTGTCTCGCTCATGACCACTGTGAACAAATATGTCGGTGGATTAAGAGTACGTGGCTCGCCTTATATCTATCTTGCCGAGACCGAGGAAAAATCAAAGATCACCTTTATCTTGAGCCTGCGCGAAGGCATGTAGGGCCAGCCCAAAAAACCCAGACAGCCTTGTGGCGGGGAGTTATTTCCTCGCCACAAGGTTTTACCGCAGTTAGCGGGACGTCAAAGTAGGATGGCTTCGAAGCCTGCGCGGATTTTTTCTTCGGGCAGTTCGTCGGCGATGAACACGATCACGCTTTCCCGGGCTTCGCCGGGAGCCCAATCGGTGTCCCAATCGAAACCGTACAGCTTGAGCACGCCCTGGAAAACCAACCTGCGGGGTTCGCCAGCGATGTTCAGAACGCCTTTGTAGCGCAGCAACTGCTTGCCGTGCTCTTCCAGCAACTGATTCATGAACTCGCTGAGTTTTTCGATATCCAGCGGTTTGTCGGTGCGCAGCACCAGGCTGCTGATCCGATCACCGGGGGTGGCCTTGCCGACCGGCCGCAGGCTGAACCCTGCCCCCAGGTCCGCATTGAGATTGAAGCCACGGATGTCGAGCAGTTCGGCCAAGTCGATCTTGCCGTGTTCCACCACCCTGATGGGCGCCCGCCGGTTGATGCGCGTCAGGCGCTCGCCAAGGGCCTGGACTTGCGCCGCGTCCACCAGGTCGGTCTTGCTCAGGAGCAGGCGATCGGCAAACCCGACCTGGGCTTGGGCGATGGCCTGGGTCAGGTGGACGTCGGCGTGAGCGGCATCCACCAGGGTCAGGATCCCGTCGAGGATGTAGCGCTCGCGCAAATCTTCGTCGATGAAGAATGTCTGGGCCACCGGCGCCGGGTCGGCCAGGCCGGTGCACTCGATCACCAGGCGGTCGAAAGCGATCTCGCCACTGTCCAGCCGTTCGAGCAACAGGTACAGGGCCTTGGTCAGGTCGGTGTGGATGGTGCAGCACACGCAGCCGTTGGCCAGGGTCATGACTTGCACCGGCTCATCGCCGAGCAATTGGGTGTCGATACCGGCATCGCTGAATTCGTTTTCGATCACGGCGATTTTCAAGCCGTGCCCGGCCTTGAGCAGGTGGCGCAACAGCGTGGTCTTGCCGGCGCCAAGGAAGCCGCTGAGGATGGTGACCGGAATGGGAGAGGACAAAACTGAATCTCCTTGATGCATGAAGAATGAAAGCGTTTGTGCTGTACGCCAATTTTGAAACCGCCCCAAAATAATTGTGGGAGCGAGCTTGCTCGCGAAGGCGGTCGGTCAGCCACATCAATGGCGACTGACCTGACGCCTTCGCGAGCAAGCCCGCTCCCACAGGAGGGGCTACATCAATTCAACAGCACTTGGGCCCGCCCTTGCCGCCGTAACGGGCTTCCTGGCGTTCGCGGAAGAACGCCTCGTAGTCCATCATCGGCTTGTCCGGGTGCTTGGTTTGCATGTGCTCGACGTAGTTGTCGTAGTCGGGCATGCCGACCATCAGGCGGGCGGCCTGACCGAGGTATTTACCGAGGCGACTCAAGTCATTGAACATCGTTGCAATCCTCTATCAAGCGTCCGGCAGGGCCTGGAATGGGGCTTCTTTGTCCGTGCGCTCTTTCGTGCCCCAGGCGGCGATGCCGACCTTGAGCGCGTAGAACAGGACGCTGAACACCACGAACAGGAACAACACCGTCAGCGTTGCGTTGGTGTAGGCGTTGAACACCACGTGCTGCATCTGTTCGACGCTCTTGGCCGGGGCCAGGATCTGCCGGCAGCCAGGGCGTCGTTGTATTTGCGCGCCAGGGCCAGGAAGCCGATCGCAGGGTTGGCGTCGAACAGCTTGATCAGGCCTGCGGTGGTGGTACAGATCAGCAGCCAGGCCGCCGGCAGCAACGTGACCCAGACGTAGCGTTGGCGCTTCATCTTGATCAGCACCACGGTGGCGAGCATCAGGGCGATACCGGCCAGCATCTGGTTGGAGATGCCGAACAGCGGCCACAAGGTGTTGATGCCGCCCAGCGGATCGATCACGCCCTGGTACAGCAAATAGCCCCACAGCGCCACGCAACCGGCGGTGGCAATGAGGTTGGCCGGCCAGGATTCGGTGCGCTTGAGCGAAGGCACGAACGAGCCGAGCAGATCCTGGAGCATGAACCGCCCGGCACGGGTGCCGGCGTCCACGGCCGTGAGGATGAACAGCGCTTCGAACAGGATCGCGAAGTGGTACCAGAACGCCATGGTGTTCTCACCCGGCAACACCGAGTGCAGGATCTGCGCGATACCGACCGCCAGGGTCGGCGCACCGCCGGCACGGGCCAGGACGGTGGTTTCGCCGATGTCCTTGGCCACCGCTTGCAGCGCTTCAGGGGTGATTGCAAAACCCCAGCTGCTGACAGTCTGCGCCACAGCCACCACGTCACCGCCGACGATCGCCGCCGGGCTGTTCATGGCGAAGTACACGCCGGGCTCGATCACCGATGCAGCGACCATGGCCATGATCGCCACGAAGGACTCCATCAGCATGCCGCCGTAACCGATATAGCGGGCGTTGGTTTCGTTATCCAGCAACTTGGGTGTGGTGCCCGAGGAGATCAGCGCATGGAAGCCCGAGACCGCGCCGCAGGCAATGGTGATGAACAGGAACGGGAACAGACCGCCCTTCCACACCGGGCCGGTGCCGTCGGTGAACTGGGTCAGCGCCGGCATTTTCAGCTCGGGCATGGTGACCAGGATGCCGATCGCCAGGGCGACGATGGTGCCGATCTTGAGGAACGTCGACAGGTAGTCCCGCGGCGCCAGGATCAGCCACACCGGCAACACCGCTGCGACAAAACCGTAGCCGATCAGCATCCAGGTGATCTGGATCCCGGTGAACGAGAACGCCTTGGCCCAGACCGGATCGGCGGCAATCTGCCCGCCCAGCCAGATCGAGCCCAGCAGCAACAGCACGCCGATCAGCGAGATCTCACCGATGCGGCCCGGGCGGATGTAGCGCATGTAGACGCCCATGAACATCGCGATCGGGATGGTCGCCATCACCGTGAAGATGCCCCACGGGCTCTCGGCCAGGGCCTTGACCACGATCAGCGCCAGCACCGCAAGGATGATGATCATGATCAGGAAGCAGCCGAACAGCGCGATGGTGCCGGGGATGCGGCCCATTTCCTCGCGCACCATGTCGCCCAGGGAGCGACCGTTGCGGCGGGTGGACAGGAACAGGACCATGAAGTCCTGCACCGCACCGGCCAGCACCACGCCGGCGATCAGCCAGAGCGTGCCGGGCAGGTAGCCCATCTGCGCCGCCAGCACCGGCCCGACCAGCGGCCCCGCGCCAGCGATGGCCGCGAAGTGGTGGCCGAAGAGGATGTGTTTGTTGGTCGGGACGTAGTCCAGGCCATCGTTGTTGAGCACGGCAGGCGTGGCCCGGCGCGCATCGAGTTGCATCACGTTGTTGGCGATGAAGAGGCTGTAGTAGCGGTAGGCGACCAGGTAGATGGCCACGGCTGCGACGACGATCCAGAGGGCGTTGATCGCCTCGCCTCGGCGCAAGGCCACGACGCCCAGGGCGCACGCACCGATGACGGCCAGCACTAGCCAAGGTACATGGCGCAGCAGGCTATTATTGTTTTTCATTTTTATATTCCGGCCAGGGTGGACAAGAAAGACAGCACCCCGAGTTTAGCGCTTACCGGCGCAAAGGCCATACCCGACATTGGTCTGTCACCGGTCGAACGGTGAGGACGTGTTGCCAGTTGGGTCTATAGTCAGTGAATCTTCAGAGGGAACGCGTAATGAGCGAACGCCGCCGCTTCGTGCGAATCGAATTCCATGCCAAGACCGAACTGACCCAGGGCCCGTTCACCTGGCCGGTGAAACTCCTGGACCTGTCCCTCAAGGGACTGCTGATCGAAAAACCCCAGCCCTGGCTGGGCAACGCCCAAGAACCGTTCACGGCTGATATTCACCTGAGCAACGAAGTTGAGGTGAAGATGAAGGTCCGCTTGACCCACGACGATCACGGCCACCTGGGCTTCGTCTGCAAGCATATCGACCTGGACTCCATCGCCCACCTGCGCCGGCTGGTGGAGCTGAACCTGGCCGATCATGACGAGCTGGAACGAGAATTGGCCGCGTTGATCCAGATTTGACCGCCTGTGGTGACGCAACTTGCTCCCTCACCACAGGGAAGGCGAGTTACTCGAACAACGCATCCAACGCCTGTTCCAGGCGCGTCACCGCAATGATCTGCAACCCTGGCGGAGCTTCCTTCGGCGCGTTGCCCTTGGGCACGATGGCGCGCTTGAAGCCATGCTTGGCCGCTTCCTTGAGCCGCTCTTGACCACTGGGCACCGGCCGGACCTCGCCCGACAGCCCCACTTCACCGAACACCAGCAGGTCATGGGGCAGAGGCCTATTGCGCAGGCTGGACATGACTGCTGCCATCAATGCAAGGTCGGACGCGGTTTCCAGCACCTTGACCCCGCCCACAACGTTAAGGAAAACGTCCTGGTCGTGCGTGGGAATACCACCGTGCCGATGCAGGACGGCCAACAGCATGGCCAGCCGATTCTGATCCAGGCCCAGGGTGACCCGGCGCGGGTTCGCCAGGTGGCTGTCATCGACCAGCGCTTGCACTTCCACCAGCATCGGTCGGGTGCCTTCCCACGTCGCCATGACCACGCTGCCCGGTACTTCTTCCTGGGCACGCGTCAGAAAAATCGCCGAAGGGTTCGAGACCTCTTTCAAGCCCCGGTCGGTCATGCCGAACACACCCAATTCGTTGACAGCGCCAAAGCGGTTCTTCACAGCCCGCAGCAAACGCAGGCGACCGTCGGATTCGCCTTCGAAATACAGCACGGTATCGACCATGTGCTCCAGGACGCGCGGTCCCGCCAGCGCGCCCTCCTTGGTGACGTGACCCACCAGGAAAATCGCCGTGCCGCTCTGCTTGGCATAACGCACCAGCAACGCCGCGCTTTCGCGCACTTGGGACACGCCGCCCGGGGCCGATTGGAGCTGCTCGGTGAAAATCGTCTGGATCGAGTCGATCACCATCACCTTGGGTTTTTCCAGGCGCGCCGTGGCAATGATGGTTTCGATGCAGGTCTCGGTCATGACCCGCAACTGGTCCTGGGGAAGTCCCAGGCGCCGGGCCCGCATGGCGACCTGTTGCTGGGACTCTTCGCCGGTGACGTAGAGCGCCGGCATACGGGTGGCAAGGTTGCACAAGGTTTGCAGCAGGATGGTCGACTTGCCGATGCCCGGGTCGCCGCCGATCAGCACCACCGAACCGTCCACCAGGCCGCCGCCCAGTACCCGGTCGAGTTCACCGGATGCGGTGGAGAAACGCGGAATCTCCTCGACGCTGACTTCGGCCAGGGTCTTGATCTGCGCCTGCTGGCCGGCCCAACCGGTGCGACCGGTAGGCGCGGCCGCACCGCCGCTTTCCACCATGGTTTCGGTCAGGGTATTCCAGGCACCGCACTCGCTGCACTGGCCGGCCCATTTGGGAAAGGTCGAGCCGCACTCGGTGCAGCCATACATGCGCTTTGCCTTGGCCATCTGAACTCCGGGATAAAAACCGCGATGATAGCCCAGGCGGGCTTCACTGCGGGGCCGGCATTCTGATTTCACCCTTGGCCAGGCCGGCCGCCGTATTGCCCAACGGGTCTTGCGCCTCCAGGTCGGCACCTTTGGCCCGCAAGGCGTCGAGCAACTCGGCACGCTTGAACAAACCGGCGTACATCGCGGCGGTCTGCCCGGCGCCGTTGCGCTGGTCCGGGCTGCAATCGGTCGCGAGCAAACGCCGTGCAATCTGCACCTCGCCCTTGAAAATCGCGCCCATCAGCGCCGTGTTGCCGCGCTTGTCTTGGGCGCAAGCATCGGCGCCAGCGGCCAGCGGCCGCTCGACTGCGGCGTCATGGCCGTGATAAGCGGCCAGGATCAAAGCCGTGTAACCCTTTTCGTCCTGGGTGCCCAGCGAATAACCGGCCTCGATAAAGGTATCGAGCATAGGTATATCGCCCCGGCGGGCGGCGTCGAAGTAATAGGTTTGCAGCTGCTCCTGTACCGCCGCCGGCTCGGTGGGTATTGGCTGATCGGCCAATACGCTGACCGACCAGGTCGCAAGTACCGTTAAAAAGAATTTTCCCATCGTGACGTCTCCTCATGACTCAACGCTTTGGGAGCGAACTTGCTCGTGATGCACACTGCTGCGGCCAGACCGAGTTGTCTGAATCGCGAGCAAGCTCGGCTCCCACAGACCCATCAGTCGGTCAGTTTTTCCGCCAGTGCCTTGACCCGGGCCAGATCGCCCTTAGCGACGCGGGCCACGCCGGTGCCGTACTCAGGGTCAGCCTTGTAGAGGAAGGACAGAATGATGTGCTTGCTTTCGTCATCGGTGGTCGCCAACGACCCGCCAAAACTGTCGATCAGGTCATTGCGCTCCTTCTGGTTGAACGAGCGGTACAGCTCGCCGGCCTGCTTGAAGTTCTGCTCGCGCTGGATCTTCGCCTGCTGGGTACTGCCGCTCAGCGCAGTCTGGCTGTAGCGGGCCGCTGGCGCCTCTTCACGTGGCGTCAGGCGGCTCGGCTGGTAATTCACGCCGGTGCTGGTGCTGCCCGGGTTCATCGCGCCGTCCTGGTTACCGTTGTTCACCGCCACCTTGGGGGCGTTGATTGGCAGTTGCAGGGCATTGGCGCCCAGGCGATACATCTGCGTATCGGCGTAGGAAAACACTCGCCCTTGCAACAGGCGATCCTCGGAGGGTTCGATCCCTGGCACCAGGTTGGCCGGCGCCATCGCTACTTGTTCGGTTTCCTGGAAGACGTTCGCCGGATTACGGTTCAAGACCATCTGCCCGACCTTGCGCTCAGGTACGCCCGGCCAGATTTTGGTGGCGTCCAGCGGATCGAAGTCGAAGGAGGCCAAGTCCTGTGGGTTCAAGACTTGAACGTACAAATCCCACTTGGGAAAGTCGCCCTTATTGATATGGCTGACCAAGTCGGTGGTCATATGGCTGTAATCTTGACCTTGAACTTTCACTGCTTCTTTCGGATCGAGATTTTTCAGCCCCTGCAAACTTTTCCAATGAAACTTAACGTAATGAATTTCACCCTTCGCATTAACCAACTTATAGGCATGCACTCCGTTACCGTCCATCTCACGATAACTGGCCGGCGTGCCAGCGTTGGAATACAGCTCGGTCAGGGTTCGGGTCGATTCGGGAACATGGGAGAAAAAGTCGAAACGCCGTGAATCATCGTCCAGGTTGGTCCGTGGGTCGGGTTTGAATGCGTGGACCATGTCGGGAAACTTGATGGCGTCGCGAATGAAAAAGGTCGGGAAGTTGTTACCCACCAAGTCCCAGTTGCCGTCGGCGGTATAAAACTTCGTGGCAAAGCCACGGGGGTCGCGCAGGGTTTCCGGGGAATGATTGCCATGCACCACGGCGGAAAAACGCACGAACACTGGCGTGACCTGGCCGGCGGCAAACACCTTGGCCTTGGTCAGATCGCTCAGGTCATCGGAAACCGTGAACGAGCCATGGGCACCGGTGCCGCGGGCATGCACCACGCGCTCGGGGATACGTTCGCGATCGAAACGCTGGAGCTTCTGGATCAGTTGCACGTCTTGAAGCAGGGCCGGGCCGTTGGGTCCGGCGGTCTGTGAGTTCTGGTTGTCGCCCACTGCCGCACCGTTGTCCCGGGTCAGGGTGGCCGCTTGCACGGACAAGGACAACAGGCTGGCGGTCAACACGAAAAAAGCGCGGCGGTGGCGAAAAGCCCCGTAGCCAAGGGAAGTGTTCATAGGCGTGTTCCTCTGATTTTATAGAGCGCATCCATGTGCGCCATCCAGAGGCTAGTGTTCGAAGAAGAAAAACCTAAATAGAAATCCCGTACCGCGTTGATAGAGAAAACGTTGTAAGGGATCACCTTGAAACCGCGTATCACGCGCGATTGATGGCACTTTGAAAACTTTCCTCCCTCGTCGGGGTCGATAACGGGAGCTTGTAAGCAGAGGTTTCAAGCAGGACGCGTTGGGCTGGCTTACACTGCCAACTATCCATTTCAAATGCCACAAGGAATAACTCATGGGCGTGCTAAGCGAGTTCAAGGCCTTCGCGGTCAAGGGCAATGTCGTCGACATGGCTGTCGGGATCATCATCGGTGCCGCTTTCGGCAAAATCGTCTCGTCATTTGTTGGCGATGTGATCATGCCCCCCATCGGCCTGCTGATCGGCGGGGTGGATTTCAGTAACCTGGCCATTACCTTAAAGGCCGCCCAAGGCGATGCGCCTGCCGTGGTAGTGGCCTACGGTAAATTCATCCAGAGCACCATCGACTTCATCATCGTAGCGTTTGCCATCTTCATGGGCGTCAAGGCCATCAACCGCCTCAAGCGCGAAGAAGCCGTTGCGCCAAGCGCACCGCCAGTGCCAAGCAAGGAAGAGCTGCTGCTGAGCGAAATCCGCGATCTGCTCAAGGCCCAGAACGAGCGGCCTTGACACATGCACCGTTAAAAATGGCGTCCGTTGGGCGCCATTTTTCTACCAGTAGTTTTCCACCGCCACCTGGCCTGGCCGGCGGCTGAGGCTCAGTTGCAGGCCCCTGGCCTTGAGCTGCTTGCGGGTGTCGTCGATCATTTGCGGATTGCCGCACAGCATCACTCGCGAATGCTCCGGCGTCAGCGCTACTCCGGCCGCCCGCTCCAGCTCGCCATTTTCGAGCAGCGTGGTAATGCGCCCATTGAGCGCCCCGGGATGCTGCTCACGGGTGACCGTGGCGATGAAGCGAAACTTGTGGGCGTACTCGGCCAAGTACTCGCGCTGGGGCAACGCCTGAATCAGCTCCTGATACGCCAGCTCCCGCGCCTCGCGTACGCTGTACACGAGGATGATCCGCTCGAATTTTTCCCAGGCTTCGAAATCCTGGAGGATCGAAAGAAACGGCGCAATTCCCGTTCCCGTGGACAGTAGCCACAAATCCCGGCCATCCACGAAACGGTCCAGCGTCAGATAGCCAAACGCCTGCCGATCCACCAACAGGCTGTCACCGGTACGCAGGCGGCTGAGTTCGCTGGTGAACTCGCCATCCGGCACCACGATGGAAAAGAACTCGAGATATTCATCGAACGGCGAAGACACCATGGAATACGCCCGCCAGACGGTGGTGCCGTCCGCCTTGACCACGCCCAGCCGGGCGAACTGGCCAGCCTTAAAGCGAAAGCCGCGGTCCCGGGTTGTACGCAACGTAAACAGATGGGGCGTCAGTGGCTGGACTTCGAGGAGCGATTGGCGGGTGAACTTCTCTGCGTTGTCGGTCATGAGTCACTCCAGCGGGACAAGAAACACAGTGTCCCGCAAAGTGAGCGGCGCCACCACCCAAAGACGAGTAATGGCACTTTAATCGCAACTCTGATTTATCCGCCCATATCCTTTACCAAACTTGTACAACTTTAAGCACATGTAAAAACAAATTGACTAAAAGCGTCTTTCGCAAGATAGGACAGCATTGTAAGCAGATTAAAAAAAATCACTACGAAGCAAGAATAGTCCTACACTAAAAATTCGCATCAGGGATTGGATCCGCATGGACGAATCAACCCAGGAGAGAGCGATGGACAAGTGGAAGGACTTACAGCTGAGGAAGTTAGCCTGTGAAAAAGATCTGCAGACGGCTTATCGTCTGATTTTGAATTTCTTTAACAATCAGGGATTTGAATATTGCGCATTTGCCGCCTA
Encoded proteins:
- the katB gene encoding catalase KatB is translated as MNTSLGYGAFRHRRAFFVLTASLLSLSVQAATLTRDNGAAVGDNQNSQTAGPNGPALLQDVQLIQKLQRFDRERIPERVVHARGTGAHGSFTVSDDLSDLTKAKVFAAGQVTPVFVRFSAVVHGNHSPETLRDPRGFATKFYTADGNWDLVGNNFPTFFIRDAIKFPDMVHAFKPDPRTNLDDDSRRFDFFSHVPESTRTLTELYSNAGTPASYREMDGNGVHAYKLVNAKGEIHYVKFHWKSLQGLKNLDPKEAVKVQGQDYSHMTTDLVSHINKGDFPKWDLYVQVLNPQDLASFDFDPLDATKIWPGVPERKVGQMVLNRNPANVFQETEQVAMAPANLVPGIEPSEDRLLQGRVFSYADTQMYRLGANALQLPINAPKVAVNNGNQDGAMNPGSTSTGVNYQPSRLTPREEAPAARYSQTALSGSTQQAKIQREQNFKQAGELYRSFNQKERNDLIDSFGGSLATTDDESKHIILSFLYKADPEYGTGVARVAKGDLARVKALAEKLTD
- the yjiA gene encoding GTPase; the encoded protein is MSSPIPVTILSGFLGAGKTTLLRHLLKAGHGLKIAVIENEFSDAGIDTQLLGDEPVQVMTLANGCVCCTIHTDLTKALYLLLERLDSGEIAFDRLVIECTGLADPAPVAQTFFIDEDLRERYILDGILTLVDAAHADVHLTQAIAQAQVGFADRLLLSKTDLVDAAQVQALGERLTRINRRAPIRVVEHGKIDLAELLDIRGFNLNADLGAGFSLRPVGKATPGDRISSLVLRTDKPLDIEKLSEFMNQLLEEHGKQLLRYKGVLNIAGEPRRLVFQGVLKLYGFDWDTDWAPGEARESVIVFIADELPEEKIRAGFEAILL
- the glyA gene encoding serine hydroxymethyltransferase, which produces MFSRDLTIAKYDADLFAAMEQEAQRQEEHIELIASENYTSPAVMEAQGSVLTNKYAEGYPGKRYYGGCEYVDVVEQLAIDRAKQLFGADYANVQPHAGSQANAAVYLALLSAGDTILGMSLAHGGHLTHGASVSSSGKLYNAVQYGIDGNGLIDYDEVERLALEHKPKMIVAGFSAYSQILDFPRFREIADKVGAYLFVDMAHVAGLVAAGVYPNPVPFADVVTTTTHKTLRGPRGGLILARANADIEKKLNSAVFPGAQGGPLEHVIAAKAICFKEALQPEFKAYQQQVVKNAKAMAGVFIERGFDVVSGGTENHLFLLSLIKQEISGKDADAALGKAFITVNKNSVPNDPRSPFVTSGLRFGTPAVTTRGFKETECKELAGWICDILADLNNEAVIDAVREKVKAICKKLPVYGA
- a CDS encoding YbdD/YjiX family protein; the protein is MFNDLSRLGKYLGQAARLMVGMPDYDNYVEHMQTKHPDKPMMDYEAFFRERQEARYGGKGGPKCC
- a CDS encoding ferredoxin--NADP reductase — encoded protein: MTDNAEKFTRQSLLEVQPLTPHLFTLRTTRDRGFRFKAGQFARLGVVKADGTTVWRAYSMVSSPFDEYLEFFSIVVPDGEFTSELSRLRTGDSLLVDRQAFGYLTLDRFVDGRDLWLLSTGTGIAPFLSILQDFEAWEKFERIILVYSVREARELAYQELIQALPQREYLAEYAHKFRFIATVTREQHPGALNGRITTLLENGELERAAGVALTPEHSRVMLCGNPQMIDDTRKQLKARGLQLSLSRRPGQVAVENYW
- a CDS encoding PilZ domain-containing protein, producing the protein MSERRRFVRIEFHAKTELTQGPFTWPVKLLDLSLKGLLIEKPQPWLGNAQEPFTADIHLSNEVEVKMKVRLTHDDHGHLGFVCKHIDLDSIAHLRRLVELNLADHDELERELAALIQI
- the radA gene encoding DNA repair protein RadA, which codes for MAKAKRMYGCTECGSTFPKWAGQCSECGAWNTLTETMVESGGAAAPTGRTGWAGQQAQIKTLAEVSVEEIPRFSTASGELDRVLGGGLVDGSVVLIGGDPGIGKSTILLQTLCNLATRMPALYVTGEESQQQVAMRARRLGLPQDQLRVMTETCIETIIATARLEKPKVMVIDSIQTIFTEQLQSAPGGVSQVRESAALLVRYAKQSGTAIFLVGHVTKEGALAGPRVLEHMVDTVLYFEGESDGRLRLLRAVKNRFGAVNELGVFGMTDRGLKEVSNPSAIFLTRAQEEVPGSVVMATWEGTRPMLVEVQALVDDSHLANPRRVTLGLDQNRLAMLLAVLHRHGGIPTHDQDVFLNVVGGVKVLETASDLALMAAVMSSLRNRPLPHDLLVFGEVGLSGEVRPVPSGQERLKEAAKHGFKRAIVPKGNAPKEAPPGLQIIAVTRLEQALDALFE
- a CDS encoding ankyrin repeat domain-containing protein; translation: MGKFFLTVLATWSVSVLADQPIPTEPAAVQEQLQTYYFDAARRGDIPMLDTFIEAGYSLGTQDEKGYTALILAAYHGHDAAVERPLAAGADACAQDKRGNTALMGAIFKGEVQIARRLLATDCSPDQRNGAGQTAAMYAGLFKRAELLDALRAKGADLEAQDPLGNTAAGLAKGEIRMPAPQ
- the mscL gene encoding large-conductance mechanosensitive channel protein MscL is translated as MGVLSEFKAFAVKGNVVDMAVGIIIGAAFGKIVSSFVGDVIMPPIGLLIGGVDFSNLAITLKAAQGDAPAVVVAYGKFIQSTIDFIIVAFAIFMGVKAINRLKREEAVAPSAPPVPSKEELLLSEIRDLLKAQNERP